Sequence from the Bacillus sp. es.036 genome:
CAATCGCTAGGAAAACATTCAAGTTTTGTCTGCAAACGTCATGAACGAGCTGATCATAAGCTCTTTGAAGAAACGTAGAATAAATCGATAAAACCGGTTTTAATTCCTGAGTTGCAAGTCCTGCAGCCATTGTAGTAGCATGCTGCTCAGCTATACCAACATCAAAAAGCCTTTCTGGGAATTGTTTTTCAAATGCTTCCCACTTAGAGCCTACTGTCATGGCTGGCGTGATGACTGAGATGCGATCGTCCTTCTCTGCAAGCTTTCGCACTGTTTCACTAACGACCTTACTATATCCAGGCGCTGCGACCTTCGGTTTAATTTGTTCACCTGCTTCAATCTTATAAGGACTCACACCGTGCCAAACGCCAATTTGATCGCTTTCTGCAGGTTGATAGCCTTTTCCTTTTTTCGTAAGTACGTGAATAAGGACCGGTCCTTTTGTCTTCTTAGCATATTTAATGTTTTCCATTAACGCTTCAACGTCATGACCATCTACTGGTCCAAGGTAGGTAAAACCAAGCTCCTCAAAGAAAATTCCTGAAACCAACAAATATTTCAATGCATCTTTCACACGCTCAGCCGTTGAAGCTAGCGCTCCGCCAAACGCAGGGATTTTTTTAAGTAAATACTCAAGTTCATCTTTCGCTTTATGATATTTGCCAGCTGTGCGGAGCTTTCCTAAAATGTTATGAAGAGCACCTACATTTGGAGCAATGGACATTTCATTGTCATTTAAGATGACGAGCATATCTTTTTGTTCGTGTCCGATATGATTAAGAGCTTCAAGTGCCATCCCACCTGTAAGAGCCCCATCTCCAATAATCGCAACTACACTTTCGTCAGAGCCTTTCATATCTCGAGCAGCCGCCATCCCCATTGCTGCTGATAGTGAGGTAGAGCTGTGCCCAGTTTCCCAGACGTCATGCTCACTTTCATTTCGTTTTGGAAAACCACAAAGACCTTTATATTTACGTAGCGTGTCAAATCTCGAAGCTCGTCCAGTGAGGATTTTATGAACATACGCCTGATGACCAACATCCCAAATAAATTTATCTTTTGGGCTATCATAAATTTTATGAAGCACAATTGTAAGTTCTACTACGCCAAGGTTAGGTCCAAGATGTCCACCAGTTTCGGATAGTTTGTTAATTAAAAAGCCTCTAATCTCTTCAGCAAGCTCGGTCATATCGTTCATATCATAATTCTTTAGAAACTTAGGATTCTCAATCTTTTCTAAATCCATGGGAATGTCCTCCCCTTCTTATTTCGATTTACGGTTTCCCTTTTTCTTTTTGGATTGTTTGTCCACCATCTTAATCTTAAATGTTTTTTCTACATAGTATAAAAATCTCCCTACTTGAAAGATGATTCCT
This genomic interval carries:
- the dxs gene encoding 1-deoxy-D-xylulose-5-phosphate synthase; the encoded protein is MDLEKIENPKFLKNYDMNDMTELAEEIRGFLINKLSETGGHLGPNLGVVELTIVLHKIYDSPKDKFIWDVGHQAYVHKILTGRASRFDTLRKYKGLCGFPKRNESEHDVWETGHSSTSLSAAMGMAAARDMKGSDESVVAIIGDGALTGGMALEALNHIGHEQKDMLVILNDNEMSIAPNVGALHNILGKLRTAGKYHKAKDELEYLLKKIPAFGGALASTAERVKDALKYLLVSGIFFEELGFTYLGPVDGHDVEALMENIKYAKKTKGPVLIHVLTKKGKGYQPAESDQIGVWHGVSPYKIEAGEQIKPKVAAPGYSKVVSETVRKLAEKDDRISVITPAMTVGSKWEAFEKQFPERLFDVGIAEQHATTMAAGLATQELKPVLSIYSTFLQRAYDQLVHDVCRQNLNVFLAIDRSGLVGADGETHQGVFDISFLRHLPNMVLMMAKDENELQHMVYTSLKYNQGPIAVRYPRGNGIGTKMDQELKEIQIGSWEVIREGTDIALLSFGPTLQDLLSAADKLEKEGISARVINARFIKPLDEKMIADLMQDGIPMLTVEEAILQGGFGSAILEYVNDSGYQHGGIQRMGIPDAYIEHGSVSELLKEIGLTSDDIAEKAKKMIPAKQKRA